In Spinacia oleracea cultivar Varoflay chromosome 5, BTI_SOV_V1, whole genome shotgun sequence, a single window of DNA contains:
- the LOC110794010 gene encoding cation/H(+) antiporter 17 isoform X1 — MGRAEEIVKMLDTAKDERTRKEALKALSAPSVSDMLSEKRRTGNKAMSIAVAGICLPFAMGTGSSFVLRATISKGVSQGQAFVGMCILTVPCRIYLFDVLSSIALTDQFSDPERGKSELGRSQ, encoded by the exons ATGGGTAGAGCTGAAGAGATTGTGAAGATGCTGGATACTGCGAAAGATGAACGAACACGGAAAGAAGCACTTAAAGCTCTTTCTGCACCTTCGGTTTCAG ATATGTTAAGTGAGAAACGAAGAACAGGGAACAAAGCCATGAGTATTGCTGTTGCAGGCATTTGTTTGCCCTTTGCTATGGGAACTGGTTCATCGTTTGTTCTCAGGGCGACCATTTCTAAAGGTGTTAGCCAAGGTCAAGCTTTTGTTGGCATGTGTATTCTTACAGTCCCTTGTAGAATCTACTTATTTGATGTATTATCATCAATTGCATTAACTGACCAATTTTCTGATCCAGAAAGAGGAAAAAGCGAGCTCGGAAGAAGCCAGTAA
- the LOC110794010 gene encoding uncharacterized protein isoform X3, with amino-acid sequence MGRAEEIVKMLDTAKDERTRKEALKALSAPSVSDMLSEKRRTGNKAMSIAVAGICLPFAMGTGSSFVLRATISKERGKSELGRSQ; translated from the exons ATGGGTAGAGCTGAAGAGATTGTGAAGATGCTGGATACTGCGAAAGATGAACGAACACGGAAAGAAGCACTTAAAGCTCTTTCTGCACCTTCGGTTTCAG ATATGTTAAGTGAGAAACGAAGAACAGGGAACAAAGCCATGAGTATTGCTGTTGCAGGCATTTGTTTGCCCTTTGCTATGGGAACTGGTTCATCGTTTGTTCTCAGGGCGACCATTTCTAAAG AAAGAGGAAAAAGCGAGCTCGGAAGAAGCCAGTAA
- the LOC110794010 gene encoding uncharacterized protein isoform X2 — MGRAEEIVKMLDTAKDERTRKEALKALSAPSVSDMLSEKRRTGNKAMSIAVAGICLPFAMGTGSSFVLRATISKGVSQERGKSELGRSQ, encoded by the exons ATGGGTAGAGCTGAAGAGATTGTGAAGATGCTGGATACTGCGAAAGATGAACGAACACGGAAAGAAGCACTTAAAGCTCTTTCTGCACCTTCGGTTTCAG ATATGTTAAGTGAGAAACGAAGAACAGGGAACAAAGCCATGAGTATTGCTGTTGCAGGCATTTGTTTGCCCTTTGCTATGGGAACTGGTTCATCGTTTGTTCTCAGGGCGACCATTTCTAAAGGTGTTAGCCAAG AAAGAGGAAAAAGCGAGCTCGGAAGAAGCCAGTAA